TAACAGTTTCACTGGGAATGGATCCTTCCGAAAAAGCCGCCATCCGCACAACTGTCCCTTTATCGACACGCTCCGGTTCTACCCAGGGGGGGCCAAACCTTTGGATATAAGTAGTCTGAATATTAGCTATATCGTTTGGTTCATGACTTCTGTCTCTGATCTCAATACTGCTTTCCAAAAGGGCTGAGTTTTCGGTTGGCTCTGAGCCGTCCAGAGTATAGCGAATCTCTACATTCTCATCGTAATCAGGTCTTGGAAGATAGACCGTGCTGTTGTAGAAACCCGGAGCTACAGCAAATTCCGGTGGTTCAAGAATCGTAGTGTAAGGCTCGGTGCTGTTATAGTGCCCCGGAGTTGGATCGATAAAATAGTACCAATCGGAGCCGTGTGCTCTTCTTCCCATGGAAAAGTCGGTAGGGACGGGGTATCCGGGAAAACGATCAATGATTTCTCCTGAAGGCAGTGAAAGAGTAACCTTTTCCCCAGAAGCACTTATTTTAAAATTCGTATGAATCGCTTGAGAAGTGGAACGGTCCTTTCCGGAAGCCCAGATTAAAAGATACTGGTTTGGTTCTATAGAAACATTGGGAAAGGTCCATTTAAGAGGATTACCTTCTGAATCAGATAGTCCGTAGCCCTGTAAATTAACAGTTGAATTACCGGTGTTAGTGATCTCAATCCAGTCTTCATAGTCACCATCCTCATCTGCAATAGTTTCAGAGTTGGAAGCCATTAGCTCATTGATGATTAAATTCCGAGAATAGAGATTTGTTGAAGTTATTGTAATAATAAAAGATAAAAAAAGCCCGACTCTTTTCACGATTCCTCTCCTGCTCCTTGAAGCTCCTTTAGAGGCAGCTTCATTTGTATGAGTATTCTATAACCTGAAGAACAGGTTAAAATTATTTATAATAATATACCCAGAATTTTTGGAAAAAACTGAAAGATCATGAAAAAAGAGCGGTATAAGCGATGTATTGGGTGATAAAATCCTTTTATCTATTTAATAGTGGCCACAGGGGAATGCAGCATAGATTAGATTATGTATTACTACCTTCCAGGCGTCTCTCGAGTTCTTCCCATGTCTTATAGGAGGAGCTTATGGTTTCCTGCAATTTATCTAAACTTTTCTTGGATTCTGCGATAAATCCCGGTTTTGCACAATTTTCGGGGTTAGACATTGCTAAACAGAGCTTCTCGTATTCGCTCTCCATCTCTTCGATTTGCATTGGAAGAGCCTCAAGTAATCTTTTTTCCTTATAAGAAAGGCCTGAAGATTTCTTTGCGGCTTTTATACTCTTCCCTTTCTTCTCTTTGGGGGGCTTAGCACTTTTTTGCTGTAGCTCTTTTGCTTTGGCCTGACTTTCCCAGTCATCAAAGCCACCAATGTATTCACTAAATTGCCCATTTCCCTCATAGGCAATGATTGAACTCACTACATTATTGAGAAATTCTCTGTCATGACTAACCATTAAAATGGTTCCGCTGAACTCAAGAAGTAATTCTTCAAGCAATTCAAGTGTTTCTGCATCGAGATCATTTGTCGGTTCATCAAAAATAAGAAGATTGGATGGCTCTGTGAATAGCCGGGCAAGCATGAGTCTGTTCTTTTCACCCCCAGAAAGTTGATGAACCGGAGATTTAGCCCGCTGAGGGGTGAAGAGAAAATCACTTAGATAGGAGATAATGTGCTTAGCTTTACCATTAACAAAAACAGTATCTCCACCACCCGGTGCAACATTCTCCCAAACTGTTTTGTCAGGATCAAGAATGTTTCTAAGCTGATCAAAGTAGGTGGGGTTCACTGATGTACCAACTGCTAATTGTCCTCCCTGAGGTTCTAACTGGCCAAGAAGCAGTTTAAGGAGCGTCGTTTTACCACATCCGTTTGGACCAATGATCCCTATTCTGTCTCCCCGGGTTACAGTAGTAGAAAAATCTTTCACTACCGGTGTATCGTTATAGGAAAAGGAGATGTTTTCTGCTTCAATAACTTTGTAGCCCGAGCGCTGTGATTCACTGATTTGCATCGATACTGTGCCACTTTTCTGTCGCCTCTTTTTACGCTCCTCTCTCATTCGTTTCAGAGCCCTTACCCTGCCCTCATTGCGGGTGCGGCGCGCTTTAATACCTCTGCGAATCCAGACCTCTTCTTTGGCCAGTTTTTTATCAAAAAGCTCCCACTCTTTTTCCTCAGCTTCAAGCAGTGCTTGCTTTCTATCAAGAAAAGTATCGTAATCACATGACCAGTCATAGAGCTTCCCTCTATCAAGTTCAATAATACGGGTTGCAAGACGCTTTAAAAAACGCCTGTCGTGAGTAACAAAGAGAAGGGTGATATGGGTATTTAGTATGTAATCCTCAAGGCGCCTTATAGAGTCGAGATCGAGGTGGTTTGTCGGTTCATCAAGAAGAAGCACATCTGGTTCTCCGGCCAGAGCCCGGGCAAGAAATACTTTGCGACGCATTCCCCCGGAAAGCGAACTGTAAGGGGTATCCCCATCAAGCTCAAACTGAGTGATTGCTCTGTCTATTAAAGTGCTTTTATGCCATCCCTGGGCTTCTTCGATAGTAAGTTGCAGTTTTTCTATAAGTTGGGGTGATTCATTATTATGAATCGCTTTATTAAGCCTGGCAAGTTCTTCACCCGCTTTTCCCGCGCCGGTGGCAACGATTTCATATATTGTACCCTCAACTGTTGAGGGTACATCCTGGGGCAGAGAGGCAATCTTTAGACCCGGTGCTGTAATCACTTCACCTGCATCAGCACTAACCTCATCTGCTATTACTTTCAGAAGCGTGGATTTACCGGCCCCGTTTCGGCCAAGCAGGGATATACGTTGCCCCTTGTGGATATCAACTGATACTTCGTCCAAAAGTTTTGGGCCACCAAAGGCAAGAGAAACTGAATGAAGACTTATTTGGGACATAGCAGAGAAACATCATTTTTGTAAAAAGTGGAAAAATCAAAGCAGTAAAATATAATTTCGGACTTTATGAGTCACTTATTTTGATTGTTTTGATCAATTTATCATTTACCCTTATTTATTATCGATATCTCCAAACAGTGCAAGTATGTTACCGAAAAGCTTTCCAGAGCATCTTTAAAGGGTGATTGTTTCTGAAGAGATATGAGGTCAGCAGGGCTCCCAAAAAAAATGTGACTAAGCCTATGAGAAGTTTTTTGTTGTCTGCTTTTTTGCCGGAAATCCACCCGCCTTCAATGCTTCCGTAGGGAGGTGCGGGTTTAAAAAGGTTTCCCTGTCCCTGGGGGGCACTGTTTTGGGTAAAATGGTTCCTTTTAACCTGCATTGTCATCAGGCGCTCAACTAAAGATGGAGAGAGTTTTTTAACAGTAATAAGAAGCCTGGCTATAGTGCCGGCGTAGAGCTCTTTTTGTGGTTTTTCAATAAGCTTCAACACTGAGTTTACCACCAGGTCATGACCATAGACCGGTCCCTGGGCTTTAATTTCACGGCCAGCATAGTTTGCAGCATGCTGAAAAAAGGGAGTATCGATTGTAGCTGCTATTACAGTGCATACATGAATAGCAGGAACATCTCTGAGTTCCATTCTTATGGACTCACTAAAACCGTTTATTGCAAACTTACTGGCACTGTAGGCACTGAGGTAGGGGGCGCCAAATTTTCCCAGTTGGGAGGATATATTTATAAGATTACCAAACCCCTGTTCCCTAAACAGTGGCACTGCAGCTCTGGCTCCATGGTAATAACCAAAAAAGTTGGTCTCGATCACTTTGCGGTATTGATTTGCAGGGGTTTCCTCAAGTCTTCCCAATAGGGTAACCCCGGCATTGTTGATCCACACATCGATCTTTTTAAAGTGTTGGGCGGTTTTTTTAGCAAAACTCTTAACCGCTTCTCCGTCTGCAACATCAATTTCTTCTATGAGTACTCCCTGAGCCCCTGTATAAAGACATTTACTTTTTACTTTTTCGAGCTGTTGAAGATCTCTTGAAAGTAATCCAAGAGAAGCACCCTTTTGGGCGAGTGTAAGCGCAATAGCACGACCGATCCCACTTGATGCTCCGGTTATCACAACAACAGTATCTGAAAGTTTTTTCTCCTTCATACAGGCCCTCTCTTATCCTCTACTTAGATATCCTGCTTCCAAAAAGTAGAGTATAAATACCCGGAAGCCCCATCAAAGCTATGAGTTCTTCCGGGTTACAATTTAACGGTTCTTGCAAAACTCGAGTAAACTTTTCTGGTCTGGAATATCTCTTCTGGACAGCAGGATGTCTGCAGGATGCGGACCTTCAGTTTCTACCCTGTAGTCTTCACCCTGTGAGTTGATACAGTCCTGAACTACTTTCTGAGAAGGTGCAAAATCATCGTTGGAGGTTGTAAGAAAAGTTTGATACCTGTCCTGGCTCTCGGACATATTCAGGGGTACCATTTTGGTTTTATCACCGGTATAGTGAAGCTGAGAAGAGAGTATAGAGCGTACGTATTCTTTTGCTGGTTTAAGAACAATTGGTTCAGGCATTGAGTCCGGAAACATCTCTTCGGGATCTTTGTTTTCATACTTTTTCATAATTTCAGCAGCAGTTTGAAGGTGCGTTAATTCATTTTCCAGGCACATCTGCCACACACCTTTTGCCTTGTCGTCTGTTTCAGACTGCATACATGAGTAGTACATGTAGCATTCATTGTACTCGTGCAGCACGGCCATTTCAAACCAGGAAGCACGCGGATCGGTAAGTGAGCCGTAGTGAGTTACATGCTGCTCCTCGATCTGGGCAATCTCCTGATAGAGTCCACGGCCATTTTGGTCTGCCAGTCTGTTTCCTATGTTCATATAAAAATTCATGGTCTGCTGTTCAGCCGCAATAATAGTTTCGATGTGAAGTTTTGTCTGAGCACTTGTTTTCGATCGGTCGGTAAAATTTCTTACCGTATCCACAGGATGACAGTGCTCTATTACCGTAGGACGGCCGGGGATTATTTCTGTGAATTGTTTAACTATCGACTCAGCTTTTTTTTCATCGGTCATGGCAAGCAGGTTAGCATATCTGTAGAGGTGGTCAAAATCTTCAAGCAGGGCAAAATCCAAAGCCGCTTTTACGTACGGGTCCTGTTCTGCCTGTGCTAAGGCTGCGGTGAGATCTACTGCAAGTTGTTCGTAGCCGATAGTGACCTGCAGGGTCGATTCTTCGGCGGGTATCATCCAGTTTACCATTTTTTGCTCCTGCTGTTCGATTCTGCGCAGGGTGGCAAGCTGTGCTCTGAGTTCAGGGATATCTATGTGGCGGTGAAAGTTGTGATAGAACTGAACTGCTTCGGCTTCTATCCCGTTCATTAATATACCTCTGAGGCGCGTATAAGGATCGACAGTTGAGCTGTCGTAGGGTTTTACGTTAAGCTCCACCCATGGTTTTGTCTGCTTTTCGATTGGGATTCCTTTTTCTTTGAAAGGATTAAAACCCATTGGCTGACTCCTTTTTAGTGTTTGTTAATCAAACGGGCACAACAAATATGTTCAAAATGGCAAAAGTACTGAAACCACTTTTTCAGGCAATGAAAATGGGATCTGCGCTAGCTTTTTTTGAAAGGTTCTGCGCCGGCTCAGCAAATTCATCATCGATTTTTATCCACAGAAGAATTCCTCCTGAACGAATTTTTTGGGAACAATTCTTTGAAT
This portion of the Chitinispirillales bacterium ANBcel5 genome encodes:
- a CDS encoding SDR family oxidoreductase, with protein sequence MKEKKLSDTVVVITGASSGIGRAIALTLAQKGASLGLLSRDLQQLEKVKSKCLYTGAQGVLIEEIDVADGEAVKSFAKKTAQHFKKIDVWINNAGVTLLGRLEETPANQYRKVIETNFFGYYHGARAAVPLFREQGFGNLINISSQLGKFGAPYLSAYSASKFAINGFSESIRMELRDVPAIHVCTVIAATIDTPFFQHAANYAGREIKAQGPVYGHDLVVNSVLKLIEKPQKELYAGTIARLLITVKKLSPSLVERLMTMQVKRNHFTQNSAPQGQGNLFKPAPPYGSIEGGWISGKKADNKKLLIGLVTFFLGALLTSYLFRNNHPLKMLWKAFR
- a CDS encoding ATP-binding cassette domain-containing protein; this encodes MSQISLHSVSLAFGGPKLLDEVSVDIHKGQRISLLGRNGAGKSTLLKVIADEVSADAGEVITAPGLKIASLPQDVPSTVEGTIYEIVATGAGKAGEELARLNKAIHNNESPQLIEKLQLTIEEAQGWHKSTLIDRAITQFELDGDTPYSSLSGGMRRKVFLARALAGEPDVLLLDEPTNHLDLDSIRRLEDYILNTHITLLFVTHDRRFLKRLATRIIELDRGKLYDWSCDYDTFLDRKQALLEAEEKEWELFDKKLAKEEVWIRRGIKARRTRNEGRVRALKRMREERKKRRQKSGTVSMQISESQRSGYKVIEAENISFSYNDTPVVKDFSTTVTRGDRIGIIGPNGCGKTTLLKLLLGQLEPQGGQLAVGTSVNPTYFDQLRNILDPDKTVWENVAPGGGDTVFVNGKAKHIISYLSDFLFTPQRAKSPVHQLSGGEKNRLMLARLFTEPSNLLIFDEPTNDLDAETLELLEELLLEFSGTILMVSHDREFLNNVVSSIIAYEGNGQFSEYIGGFDDWESQAKAKELQQKSAKPPKEKKGKSIKAAKKSSGLSYKEKRLLEALPMQIEEMESEYEKLCLAMSNPENCAKPGFIAESKKSLDKLQETISSSYKTWEELERRLEGSNT